The following proteins come from a genomic window of Actinomarinicola tropica:
- a CDS encoding ABC transporter ATP-binding protein, which yields MSLTPPPPPPLATAGRSVAIRGHGITKTWGTTHALDGATFSIGRGVTGLLGSNGAGKTTLLGMVLGLHRADAGTLEVLGLDPASAGPEIRARIGYSPEHHMLPPDMRAHDLVRHIAEIHGLPKRAATTRASDALWQVGLGEERFRAIGTMSTGQRQRVKLAQALAHDPSLLLLDEPTDGLDPVQRDDMLALIRRIGTEFGIDVVLSSHLLEEVERICDGVVILGGGRVVASGRLEELRGDSTGVVAVVESDVEAVAAQLRDVGWDVEVEGTQIAVEVRGDVDLTLDAVRDAIANVGAPLRSLAPRRVSLEQIFLREAG from the coding sequence GTGTCGCTCACCCCTCCCCCACCTCCGCCGCTGGCGACGGCCGGACGGTCCGTCGCGATCCGTGGCCACGGCATCACGAAGACGTGGGGCACGACCCACGCCCTCGACGGCGCGACGTTCTCGATCGGGCGCGGCGTCACCGGGCTCCTCGGTTCGAACGGCGCCGGCAAGACGACGCTGCTCGGCATGGTCCTCGGCCTCCACCGGGCCGACGCCGGCACCCTCGAGGTCCTCGGCCTCGACCCCGCCTCGGCCGGACCGGAGATCCGGGCCCGGATCGGCTACTCGCCCGAGCACCACATGCTCCCTCCCGACATGCGGGCCCACGACCTCGTGCGCCACATCGCCGAGATCCACGGGCTGCCGAAGCGCGCCGCCACGACCCGAGCGAGCGACGCCCTCTGGCAGGTCGGCCTCGGCGAGGAGCGCTTCCGGGCCATCGGCACGATGTCGACCGGCCAGCGCCAGCGGGTGAAGCTCGCCCAGGCGCTCGCCCACGACCCGTCGTTGCTCCTCCTCGACGAGCCCACCGACGGCCTCGACCCGGTCCAGCGCGACGACATGCTGGCCCTCATCCGGCGCATCGGCACCGAGTTCGGCATCGACGTCGTGCTCTCCTCGCACCTCCTCGAGGAGGTCGAGCGGATCTGCGACGGCGTCGTCATCCTCGGCGGCGGTCGGGTCGTGGCCTCCGGACGGTTGGAGGAGCTGCGGGGCGACAGCACCGGGGTCGTGGCGGTGGTCGAGTCGGACGTCGAGGCCGTCGCCGCGCAGCTGCGCGACGTCGGTTGGGACGTCGAGGTCGAGGGCACCCAGATCGCCGTCGAGGTTCGCGGCGACGTCGACCTCACCCTCGACGCCGTGCGCGACGCGATCGCCAACGTCGGCGCCCCCCTCCGGTCGCTCGCCCCTCGCCGGGTGAGCCTCGAGCAGATCTTCCTCCGGGAGGCCGGATGA
- the ilvD gene encoding dihydroxy-acid dehydratase, with protein MTDPMKPRSHEVTDGYERAPARAMLRAVGMTDDDWSKPQVAVASSWNEVTPCNLPLDRLAKRAKEGVRGAGGFPLEFTTIAVSDGISMGHEGMRASLVSREVIADSVETVMHAERLDAMVTFAGCDKSLPGMLMASARVNLPSVFVYAGSILPGQHNGKALDITSVFEAVGAYAAGTMDQAELDAIERNACPSEGACAGMFTANTMASVGEALGMSLPGSASAAAVDRRRDDYAYASGTAVLNLLKLGIRPRDIITKGSLENAIAVVMALGGSTNAVLHLLAIAHEARVELQLEDFNKVAARVPHLADTKPHGKYHMWDIDRIGGVPVVMQMLLEAGVLHGDEITVTGKTVAENLAMIDPPAPDGEVVHRWDDPIHDIGGIAVLRGSLAPEGAVIKVAGIDVDHFEGRARVFDGEDAAMEAVLAGRIEAGDIVVIRYEGPKGGPGMREMLAITGAMKGVGRGADAALLTDGRFSGGTHGFCIGHVAPEAVDGGPIAFVEEGDRIVVDVHNHRIDLLVDEETLAARRADWKLPEPRYTSGVLAKFAKLVQGAEKGAVTEP; from the coding sequence ATGACCGACCCGATGAAGCCGCGCTCCCACGAGGTCACCGACGGGTACGAACGTGCCCCCGCTCGGGCCATGCTCCGGGCCGTCGGCATGACCGACGACGACTGGTCGAAGCCCCAGGTGGCGGTGGCGTCGTCGTGGAACGAGGTCACCCCCTGCAACCTCCCGCTCGACCGGCTGGCGAAGCGGGCGAAGGAGGGCGTGCGTGGCGCCGGGGGCTTCCCGCTCGAGTTCACGACGATCGCGGTGAGCGACGGCATCTCGATGGGCCACGAGGGGATGCGGGCGTCGCTCGTCTCCCGAGAGGTGATCGCCGACTCGGTGGAGACCGTGATGCACGCCGAGCGGCTCGACGCCATGGTGACCTTCGCGGGGTGCGACAAGTCGCTGCCCGGGATGTTGATGGCCTCGGCCCGGGTGAACCTGCCGTCGGTGTTCGTCTACGCGGGGTCGATCCTGCCCGGCCAGCACAACGGGAAGGCGCTCGACATCACGAGCGTCTTCGAGGCCGTGGGCGCCTACGCCGCCGGCACGATGGACCAGGCCGAGCTCGACGCCATCGAGCGCAACGCGTGCCCCTCCGAGGGCGCGTGCGCGGGCATGTTCACCGCCAACACGATGGCGTCGGTGGGCGAGGCGCTCGGCATGTCGCTGCCGGGGTCGGCGTCGGCGGCCGCCGTCGACCGCCGTCGCGACGACTACGCCTACGCCAGCGGCACGGCCGTGCTCAACCTGCTGAAGCTCGGCATCCGGCCGCGCGACATCATCACCAAGGGCTCGCTCGAGAACGCGATCGCCGTCGTCATGGCGCTCGGTGGCTCCACCAACGCCGTGCTGCACCTGCTCGCCATCGCCCACGAGGCCCGGGTCGAGCTGCAGCTCGAGGACTTCAACAAGGTGGCGGCTCGCGTGCCCCACCTGGCCGACACCAAGCCCCACGGCAAGTACCACATGTGGGACATCGACCGGATCGGCGGTGTCCCGGTCGTCATGCAGATGCTGCTCGAGGCGGGGGTGCTGCACGGCGACGAGATCACGGTCACCGGCAAGACGGTCGCCGAGAACCTGGCGATGATCGACCCACCGGCGCCCGATGGCGAGGTCGTGCACCGCTGGGACGACCCGATCCACGACATCGGCGGCATCGCGGTGCTCCGGGGCTCGCTCGCCCCTGAGGGGGCGGTCATCAAGGTCGCGGGCATCGACGTCGATCACTTCGAGGGTCGGGCGCGGGTGTTCGACGGCGAGGATGCGGCGATGGAGGCGGTGCTCGCCGGGCGGATCGAGGCCGGCGACATCGTGGTCATCCGCTACGAGGGGCCGAAGGGTGGGCCGGGCATGCGGGAGATGCTGGCCATCACCGGTGCCATGAAGGGGGTCGGGCGCGGCGCCGATGCGGCGCTCTTGACCGACGGCCGCTTCTCCGGCGGCACGCACGGCTTCTGCATCGGCCACGTCGCGCCGGAGGCCGTGGACGGCGGGCCGATCGCCTTCGTCGAGGAGGGTGACCGCATCGTCGTCGACGTGCACAACCACCGCATCGACCTGCTCGTCGACGAGGAGACCCTCGCGGCGCGGCGCGCCGACTGGAAGCTGCCCGAGCCCCGCTACACCAGCGGCGTGCTCGCCAAGTTCGCGAAGCTGGTCCAGGGCGCCGAGAAGGGCGCGGTGACCGA